The DNA window CATCGTTGACATCGCCGCAGTCTTGTGATCCGACCGCGGCCGGAATGGAATAACCTGCGACAAAGATGGCCAAAATTATCGCCAATTTTAAGAGCATCAACGGCTTTTTCATAATGTACCTTTCCAAAGTTGAGATTACTTTCATAGTATTGGTTTGATGAGAAAGCCAAATCTGGCAATATTAGTGGCGAAAAATATTTCAGTCCTGTGACCGCACGATGTTACTGAGGGTGGCCCACCCCGCCTGCGGCGGGCGGTGGGCCGGTATGCCATCTCCAGACCATGAAATCCGTGACTCACCGATCGGGTGAAGAGCCACGGGAGAGGGAAAGCAAAATCGCTACAACATCGATGGTGATTTCGGAACCCCCCCCTTTTTAAAGAGCATGGTTATTCATATGATAAACAAGAGGCAAATTGTCGCCAATCCCACTGTCAAAAACTGTCACCCGAGTAGCCTATACCTCAAGAATCGCTACAAGATCGCTGCAAAAGAATACAAAAACGAAGAAACGAACTCCCCCCACCCCACCCGGTCATTCCAGTCTAACCTCTTGTCCCACAAACAAAAATGCCCGCCCCGTGCGCGGCAGGCTTCAGGGCTTGTTAAAAAGTCTGCCCGTCCCTGTCTCTTTTATTGCGCCGGCCGCAGTACCAAATCACCGCGAGACCAATGCCGCTTACATTTTAAAAATCGAAGAAACAAACCCAATTCATGTCGTCTATGTGGCAAGCATATGGGTCTCCTTTTTTCTTGAGTTCCTTCTTGTCGACATGGTGCAACCGCTGGCGGTGCAACAAATTAGGGGGGGGCGATGCGGCAGCGCACATGTCGTCCCGGCAAATTGTCAGTAGTAGAGCAGGAGTCTTGCACTCTCGGCAAGCGAGCGAAGTGTGCACATTTCCCGTGCCGACGGGAATATGAAACAAATTATACCCCCCATACGTGTATAGTTTAGGAACTCTTGTTCGGGTGGGAGAGACCTTTATTCTTGAGTCACAGTCTTAATCCCCATCCACACAGAATTATGAGGAGATCAGTCATGAAACGTCTTGTAGTGTTGATGACCCTGCTGATAACGGTTCTATCAATCGCGCCTGTTACGGCACAGGAGAAATCCAATATCCAGGTCCAAAAGCTCGCCGATAATATTTATGAATTGACGGCCACTTATCCCTTTTCCTCAAACATGGTGGCTTCGGTGGGAGAGGATGGGATATTGCTGGTCGATGCCGGCGCGAAATACACCGCCGAGGAGCTCAAGAGTCTGGTGAAAACCCTGGGAAATGGACAGGTGAAATTTATCATTTATACTCACGCCCACAATGAGCATATCGGCGGGAATATTGCCTTTGGCGGTGATGTCGTCAGAATCGGTCATGAAAGCCTGAGAACCAGAATGAAAAGCGGGGCATATTTGCTTGAGGAATATTCCGATACCGCCCTGCCGAGCATAACTCTCACCGATTCTCTGTCACTCTTTTTCAATGGTGAAAAGATCCGGCTGATTGCCGTTCCCGGCGCCCACGATGACGGCGACATAATCGTGCATTTCACCAAGTCCGGAGTTGTTTCAACCGGCGCCATGAGCAATGGCATGCATTTCCCCTCGACTGACGGTAACGGAGGAAATGCACTGAAATACCCCGCCACCGTTCAACGGGTGATTGAACTTCTGCCGGCCGATGTCATCCTCGTTCCCGGGCACGGGCGAACCACGACCATGGCCGAGGAACAGCAGTTCCAGAATATGCTGGCCCAGACGATCGATATCGTCAGGAACGGACTGGCCGGCGGCAAAGATGTGGCCACTCTGCAAAAAGATAAAGTGCTGAAAGATTGGGATTCTTTTGAGGGGGGATTTGTAACCGCCGATCAGTGGATCCAGTATATTGCCAACGGTGTGAATAATGTCAAACCGCCGAAACCTGCGGCGGTGGAACTCTACAAGGCCTATAAGAAATCTAATATCGATTCGGCGGTGGCCAAATGGCATGAGTTGAGGAAAAATAACCCGGATGAATATTCTTTCGGCGAGGGCCAGTTTGTTGTCATCGGCTACTATTTAATGGGCGTGGGGAAGCCCAAGGATGCGATCAAAATATTCGAACTATACGTAAAGGAATTTCCGAAAGCCTGGAATGCCTATGACTGTCTTGGTGAAGCTTATATGAAAGACGGTCAGAATGAACTGGCCATAAAGAATTATAAGAAATCTCTGAAGCTGAATCCTCAAAATACCAATGCCGTCGACATGCTAAAGAAATTGGAGTCTTGATCTCAAGCTGTAAGAAAAATGGCAGACGCATGACTGCTTCGCACTAGCCTTGACTATAAGTGCTTTTTTTAAGAAATTGGAGATTGTATGTCTGATGAGCGTGAGCGACGTATCAAGGCCGAACTATTTGGCACTGTCGGCAGGGCAAAGGCCGACGGCGGACACGTCGTCAAAAGGGAAGACCTTCTGGAACCGTTGGATGGCCCGCTGCAGAATCCGCCTGTCCCGACCGTTATTCAAAGTTTCTGTGTCGGCTGCGGTCTTTATCTCGAAAATACATGGGAGCGTGCCGAAGAACTGGCGGAAATGGCCGGAATTGTCCTGCCATATTCGCTCAAAGATTACTATTTTGAAACACACTCCTGCTCATTATGCGACAGCACGAATCATTTGATAGCTCTGAAAAAAAATACCACCCGAATAAGACTGCAGTAGAATTCTTAAAAGAGACCCGGGCGATTGCGATTGCACCGTCGCCCGGGTCCATGCATATGATCAGATTTCCGCAGCGCTATTTGCTACGGTTGATATAGTCGTCGACCATTTCCTCCAACAAAGC is part of the Candidatus Zixiibacteriota bacterium genome and encodes:
- a CDS encoding MBL fold metallo-hydrolase is translated as MKRLVVLMTLLITVLSIAPVTAQEKSNIQVQKLADNIYELTATYPFSSNMVASVGEDGILLVDAGAKYTAEELKSLVKTLGNGQVKFIIYTHAHNEHIGGNIAFGGDVVRIGHESLRTRMKSGAYLLEEYSDTALPSITLTDSLSLFFNGEKIRLIAVPGAHDDGDIIVHFTKSGVVSTGAMSNGMHFPSTDGNGGNALKYPATVQRVIELLPADVILVPGHGRTTTMAEEQQFQNMLAQTIDIVRNGLAGGKDVATLQKDKVLKDWDSFEGGFVTADQWIQYIANGVNNVKPPKPAAVELYKAYKKSNIDSAVAKWHELRKNNPDEYSFGEGQFVVIGYYLMGVGKPKDAIKIFELYVKEFPKAWNAYDCLGEAYMKDGQNELAIKNYKKSLKLNPQNTNAVDMLKKLES